A DNA window from Natronogracilivirga saccharolytica contains the following coding sequences:
- a CDS encoding RtcB family protein has product MLQYIKGYPVYGVHDDNTIRQFLDVASRAEYGALMADGHVGYVMPIGGVAAYKNKVSPVGVGFDIGCGNLAVRLDLHVNDLSLDPLLDRIEKHISFGLGQKNPDAPKDHPLFDSDDWKAYGPESRIADLRKLAREQLGTVGSGNHYVDIFSDEDGRVWIGVHFGSRGLGHKTATGFINLSQDRPWDVRAVEKEVLLDLDSDLGDRYYRAMRLSGEYAKAGREWVCDEVAKLAGANITEKVHNHHNYAWKEKHAIEDKSDRDSKISPVHDPESDNRTNGNPKQFRTNIQKQKYVVIRKGATPAFPGQQSFVGGSMGDPSVILEGTDSDESRGALYSTVHGAGRVMSRRKAAGKYRGRGKKRKQVKAGEVTPAMMKEWLSKKGVKLRGGGLDESPHVYRRLTDVLNYHQNTIQIKHWLKPLGVVMAGPDVYDPFRD; this is encoded by the coding sequence ATGCTGCAGTACATAAAGGGTTATCCGGTTTACGGTGTTCATGATGACAATACCATCCGGCAATTTCTTGATGTGGCAAGCCGGGCTGAGTATGGTGCATTAATGGCCGATGGTCATGTGGGCTATGTGATGCCCATCGGCGGTGTTGCTGCCTACAAAAACAAGGTCTCACCTGTTGGCGTAGGTTTTGATATCGGTTGCGGCAACCTTGCCGTACGGCTGGACTTGCACGTGAACGATCTCAGCCTCGATCCTTTGCTGGATCGCATCGAGAAGCATATTTCTTTTGGTCTTGGTCAAAAAAACCCGGATGCACCGAAAGATCATCCGCTTTTTGACAGCGATGACTGGAAAGCGTACGGACCGGAATCCCGCATTGCCGATCTCAGGAAACTGGCCAGAGAGCAGCTTGGTACGGTCGGTTCCGGGAACCATTATGTTGATATCTTTTCGGATGAGGACGGCAGGGTATGGATCGGCGTACATTTCGGAAGCCGCGGACTGGGTCACAAAACAGCTACGGGATTCATAAACCTGTCCCAGGACCGCCCCTGGGATGTCAGAGCCGTTGAGAAAGAGGTCCTTCTGGATCTTGACAGCGACCTTGGGGATCGTTACTACCGTGCGATGCGTCTTTCAGGGGAGTACGCCAAAGCGGGGCGGGAATGGGTATGTGATGAAGTTGCAAAGCTCGCTGGCGCGAATATCACTGAAAAGGTGCACAACCACCACAATTATGCATGGAAAGAGAAGCATGCAATAGAAGACAAATCTGACCGCGATAGTAAAATTTCGCCTGTCCACGACCCGGAATCTGATAATCGCACAAACGGAAATCCGAAGCAATTCCGGACAAATATTCAAAAACAAAAATATGTGGTCATCCGAAAAGGAGCAACTCCGGCATTTCCGGGCCAGCAAAGCTTTGTAGGTGGAAGTATGGGCGATCCTTCCGTCATTCTGGAAGGAACGGACAGTGATGAGAGCAGGGGTGCATTGTACTCGACTGTTCACGGAGCCGGACGTGTCATGTCGAGGCGGAAGGCCGCCGGAAAGTACAGAGGCCGAGGTAAAAAGCGAAAACAGGTAAAAGCCGGAGAAGTCACTCCTGCCATGATGAAAGAGTGGTTGTCAAAAAAAGGCGTAAAACTGAGGGGCGGCGGACTCGACGAGTCACCGCATGTGTATCGCAGATTGACCGATGTGCTCAATTACCATCAGAATACCATTCAGATCAAACACTGGCTCAAACCACTTGGGGTTGTTATGGCCGGTCCCGATGTTTACGACCCGTTTCGTGACTGA